From one Anoplolepis gracilipes chromosome 10, ASM4749672v1, whole genome shotgun sequence genomic stretch:
- the Vermilion gene encoding tryptophan 2,3-dioxygenase isoform X4: MACSISGDTSDNNEHIFRREDYDQDEDKLKQGPTMLYSEYLCLDKILSAQRLLSAEYSDEVHDEHLFIITHQAYELWFKQIIFELDSVKALFSSESNNYDASNRSSSNRSTTKPANGVSHVLNESKTLEILRRLNRIVLILKLLVDQVTILETMTPLDFMAFRDYLCPASGFQSLQFRLLENKLGVKQEHRVKYNQSYMRVFGRDPKAIEAIKRSEEEDSLSILVQKWLSRTPGLEIHDFDFWGKYKRSVEKMLIEQEQAAHKQPKQQIKEYLLSNMRSRQAIFETIFNESLHNALVSRGERRFSYGALQGAIMITLYRDEPRFSQPHQILIALMDIDSLITKWR, translated from the exons atggcTTGTTCGATATCAGGCGATACTTC GGATAACAACGAACATATCTTTCGAAGAGAAGATTACGATCAGGATGAAGACAAATTAAAGCAAGGACCAACGATGCTTTATAGCGAATATCTATGTTTGGACAAAATCTTGTCTGCACAAAGACTTCTTAGTGCTGAGTATAGCGATGAGGTTCACGATGAACATCTCTTTATTATAACTCATCAAG CCTACGAGCTTTGGttcaaacaaattattttcgagCTCGATTCCGTCAAGGCGCTCTTCAGTTCCGAATCTAATAATTACGATGCGTCCAATAGATCTTCCAGCAATCGTTCAACTACCAAGCCGGCTAATGGAGTTTCTCATGTTTTGAACGAGTCGAAAACCTTGGAGATTCTGAGGCGATTAAATCGCATTGTACTCATCCTAAAA CTATTAGTGGATCAAGTGACGATTTTGGAAACGATGACGCCCTTGGATTTCATGGCATTTCGAGACTACTTGTGTCCAGCGTCAGGTTTCCAATCATTGCAGTTTCGTTTGCTGGAAAACAAACTGGGCGTGAAGCAGGAGCATAGagttaaatataatcagaGTTACATGAGAGTCTTTGGCAGAGATCCTAAAGCTATCGAGGCGATCAAGCGGTCAGAAGAGGAGGACAGTCTCAGCATTCTAGTTCAAAAATGGTTAAGCAGGACACCGGGACTTGAGATCCATGATTTCGATTTTTGGGGAAAGTACAAGCGATCGGTGGAGAAAATGCTGATCGAGCAAGAGCAAGCCGCACac AAACAACCAAAGCAGCAAATCAAAGAATACTTATTGTCTAATATGCGTTCACGGCAAGCGATTTTCGAAACTATTTTCAACGAATCGCTCCACAACGCTCTCGTATCACGCGGGGAACGTAGATTTTCATACGGTGCTCTTCAAGGAGCAATAATGATTACTTTGTATCGAGACGAGCCACGATTCAGCCAACCGCATCAAATCCTCATAGCGTTAATGGATATCGATTCACTAATCACGAAATGGAG